Proteins co-encoded in one Yamadazyma tenuis chromosome 1, complete sequence genomic window:
- a CDS encoding uncharacterized protein (COG:S; EggNog:ENOG503P8AJ) — protein sequence MNQASQLSELSQLKTSYERIIGNQRKEIEDLKRHLSFTTQLTTQQPHDDTGDSPVEVLAKLHPLADRNKDSLEIEDCVSYSINLEAPRSKKSINPSDTSEIHSWISIIMLDPKLSGLWSRINNMQRIYHMYKSAMVKRHANSRITEIDFTSPGPACHMQNTDVSTACPVSAGSTESMPKKCPVVSCDLNFMNESMMTIPKVSSLSAVKPVVHEFSTEGLDEFTKGGIRYTKMVQEVWRPVVHSLRANKPLNSTQLQFLLDFYFNQKTVDTSRDLTVLFKDEIDEIYISKNGRLILNMGLAVPGEDDAVSINKFLLKGVYVCILMLIVEESLDILKSSHQQSLPPDVVTKFQALFPDEVRFAGLSYNGSQNLNAVQKYLDNSCSSSSNFFLLNRSLVTLTCRLLLLDRDIMNNGREGNERGETERAIMFKTTLAMVFDLENPIQIWKQPTQIVLPGNDSKKKVKDIRMHACFLWNELIRCLNIVSSSLVSFSKSDRELQALIGRAHSRVEEVQVHGNHMRYLQGLKSPHLDKLSSSLQVNYLLSNVHLFFARGVSNLLGVKLTMKDLDDLTGECGSWIDDERLKRLAPIIEWESKIMLHFSNIYTTYVMFLQVEESKLEKLKESLISTIFVKIDGYFKLSNHILDQTLNKESQYIYNALSECFVSVMQILVALLLRVCSRPKEKNEDLVKQLSTFCYSTSKSSLRIESDIFNLIKNQLSNSINNTLRKLNNAMTVNKNHSMKLNQLWVFYSNLLESSRRFYSSYNKVHANIPGFNKLMNTNSPIGDFSKCPVAHIPAVTKAPGRCPIDYTQFMKSYKRKSSGDSPHHQEPMERELKRLRMESDSPKSTISPTDSNGFIDRVTQSYMDDDLINSGGFDFDINFRNFSSLDIGFLSDSFEALSRSASTDSFNYNIEESFQ from the coding sequence ATGAATCAAGCCTCACAACTATCCGAGCTAAGCCAGTTGAAAACGAGTTACGAGCGGATTATCGGCAACCAGAGAAAGGAAATCGAGGATCTCAAAAGGCATCTTTCCTTCACCACTCAACTTACCACCCAACAGCCCCATGACGACACCGGCGATAGCCCCGTGGAAGTGTTGGCCAAGCTTCATCCGTTGGCCGATAGAAACAAGGACTCCTTGGAGATCGAAGACTGTGTTAGTTACTCCATCAATTTGGAAGCCCCCAGGTCTAAGAAATCGATAAACCCATCCGACACCAGTGAAATCCATTCGTGGATCAGTATCATCATGTTGGACCCCAAGCTCTCGGGCTTGTGGCTGAGGATCAATAACATGCAGCGGATATATCATATGTACAAATCGGCAATGGTGAAGAGACACGCAAACTCGAGAATAACTGAAATCGACTTCACGTCGCCAGGTCCTGCTTGCCACATGCAAAACACAGACGTCAGTACTGCTTGTCCCGTATCTGCTGGGTCCACTGAATCCATGCCCAAAAAGTGCCCGGTGGTGCTGTGtgacttgaactttatGAATGAGTCGATGATGACTATCCCTAAGGTCAGCTCCTTGTCGGCTGTAAAGCCGGTTGTCCACGAGTTCCTGACGGAGGGCCTCGATGAGTTTACAAAAGGCGGCATACGCTATACAAAAATGGTACAAGAAGTGTGGAGGCCCGTGGTACACAGTTTGCGAGCCAATAAACCATTAAACTCAACTCAACTCCAGTTCTTACTTGACTTTTACTTTAACCAGAAGACCGTCGACACATCTCGGGACTTGACGGTGCTATTTAAGGACGAAATAGATGAGATCTACATTTCCAAGAACGGTCGTCTCATACTTAATATGGGGTTAGCGGTGCCGGGTGAAGATGATGCGGTCCTGATAAataagtttttgttgaaaggAGTCTATGTGTGTATATTGATGCTTATTGTCGAGGAGTCACTAGACATCTTGAAACTGAGCCACCAACAGTCGTTGCCTCCTGACGTGGTGACAAAGTTTCAGGCTCTTTTTCCCGATGAAGTGAGGTTTGCGGGCCTATCGTATAATGGCAGCCAAAACTTGAATGCGGTGCAGAAGTACTTGGACAACTCctgttcttcaagctccaATTTTTTTCTACTCAACCGGTCATTGGTGACGTTAACATGCAGATTACTCTTGTTGGATCGGGATATTATGAACAATGGAAGAGAGGGAAATGAAAGAGGTGAGACCGAACGAGCCATCATGTTCAAGACGACGTTGGCAATGGTATTCGACCTTGAAAACCCAATACAAATATGGAAACAGCCCACACAGATTGTCCTTCCCGGTAACGACTCAAAGAAAAAGGTCAAGGACATCCGGATGCATGCTTGTTTCCTTTGGAATGAGTTGATTCGGTGCTTGAATATCGTTTCTAGCTCGTTGGTTTCTTTTTCCAAGAGTGATAGAGAGCTCCAGGCCCTTATAGGACGGGCCCATTCTCGggtggaagaagttcaGGTTCATGGGAACCACATGAGGTATTTACAAGGATTGAAGTCCCCTCATTTGGACAAGCTTAGCAGCAGTTTGCAAGTCAATTACTTACTTTCAAATGTTCATCTTTTCTTTGCCAGAGGAGTCTCCAATCTCTTGGGGGTGAAACTCACCATGAAAGATCTCGATGATTTGACGGGAGAATGTGGAAGCTGGATTGACGACGAAAGATTAAAGAGACTAGCTCCTATCATTGAGTGGGAATCCAAGATCATGCTTCATTTCAGTAATATCTACACCACCTACGTGATGTTTTTGCAGGTGGAAGAGAGCAAGCTAGAGAAGTTAAAAGAGAGTCTTATATCCACGATTTTTGTGAAGATCGATGGTTACTTTAAGCTTTCAAATCACATTCTTGACCAGACCCTCAATAAAGAGAGTCAGTACATTTATAATGCATTGTCCGAGTGTTTTGTTTCAGTGATGCAGATTCTTGTGGCTCTTTTGTTAAGAGTTTGCCTGAGacccaaagagaagaacGAGGATTTGGTTAAACAGTTGTCAACTTTCTGTTATTCCACCTCCAAGTCATCCCTTAGAATTGAATCAgatatcttcaatctcatcaaaaatCAATTATCCAACTCAATCAATAATACTCTaagaaagttgaataaCGCCATGACTGTAAACAAGAACCATTCGATGAAGCTCAACCAGCTTTGGGTATTCTATTCAaaccttcttgaaagttcaagaaggtttTATTCCAGTTATAATAAGGTTCATGCCAATATTCCTGGGTTTAACAAGCTTATGAACACCAATTCCCCTATTGGAGACTTTTCTAAGTGTCCAGTGGCACATATACCCGCAGTTACAAAAGCTCCTGGAAGATGTCCTATAGACTATACTCAGTTCATGAAATCGTACAAGCGGAAGTCATCTGGCGATAGCCCTCATCACCAGGAGCCTATGGAAAGAGAACTTAAGCGTCTCCGAATGGAAAGTGACTCGCCCAAGAGTACTATTTCGCCTACAGACTCCAATGGGTTTATCGATAGAGTTACCCAAAGTTACATGGATGACGATCTAATCAATTCTGGTGGTTTCGATTTCGATATCAACTTTAGGAACTTCTCATCATTGGATATCGGATTCTTAAGTGATTCTTTCGAAGCCTTGAGCCGAAGTGCAAGCACTGATTCTTTCAACTATAACATTGAAGAATCATTCCAATGA
- the RPS11B gene encoding 40S ribosomal protein uS17 (EggNog:ENOG503NVGD; COG:J; BUSCO:EOG092653NM), translating to MATELTVQNQDAFQKQPHIFTNPKAKANKKTKRWFKDVGLGFKTPKTAIEGTYIDKKCPFVGDVSIRGKILSGTVVSTKMHRTIIIRRDYLHYVPKYNRYEKRHKNLAAHVSPAFRVQEGDTVVVGQCRPISKTVRFNVLRISASVAKSKQFSKF from the exons ATGGCTACTGAATTAACCGTCCAAAACCAAGACGCTTTCCAAAAG CAACCTCacatcttcaccaaccCAAAGGCCAAGGCCAACAAAAAGACCAAGAGATGGTTTAAGGATGTTGGATTGGGATTCAAGACCCCAAAGACCGCTATTGAGGGTACCTACATTGACAAGAAATGTCcttttgttggtgacgtTTCCATCAGAGGTAAGATCTTGTCTGGTACTGTTGTTTCCACCAAGATGCACAGaaccatcatcatcagaagaGACTACTTGCACTACGTGCCAAAATATAACAGATACGAAAAGAGACACAAGAACTTGGCTGCTCACGTTTCTCCAGCTTTCAGAGTCCAAGAAGGTGACaccgttgttgttggtcAATGTAGACCTATTTCCAAGACTGTTAGATTCAACGTGTTGAGAATTTCTGCTTCCGTTGCCAAGTCCAAGCAATTTTCCAAGTTTTAA
- the MLS1 gene encoding malate synthase 1 (COG:H; EggNog:ENOG503NX6Q), protein MSTPFPKTIDKVKGLEILAPVPESAKHIFNIEALGLVATLHRNFNARRKELLANRKIQQQKRDAGELPDFLPETKHIREDPTWTGPPLAKGLQDRRVEITGPTDRKMVINALNSQVATYMADFEDSLTPAWDNLVDGQVNLYDAVRRNLSFNSNGKAYKLNQDPGRHIPTLIVRPRGWHLEEKHVLVDGEAISGGIFDFALYFYNNAFEAVQQGFGPYFYLPKMEHHLEAKLWNDIFCHAQDYIGMTRGTIRGSVLIETLPAAFQMDEIIYQLRQHIGGLNCGRWDYIFSYIKSLRNHPEFILPDRSQVTMTAPFMSSYVKLLVNTCHKRQVHALGGMAAQIPIKEDEQRNKAALENVARDKLREVQAGCDSCWVAHPALVPVVLKVFNEHMKGPNQINVPPKVPYTPVTARDLLSPFVPGAKITEQGIRANIIIGLSYIEAWLRNVGCVPINYLMEDAATAEVSRTQLWQWVTHGAKTDAGKTITKEYVNQLLGEEYSKLESAAKPGNKYKRALEYFRPESLAEKYSDFVTTLIYDEVTTIGRAVGAEKL, encoded by the coding sequence ATGTCTACCCCCTTCCCAAAAACCATCGATAAGGTCAAAGGCCTTGAGATTCTTGCTCCAGTTCCTGAATCCGCCAAAcatatcttcaatatcGAAGCTTTGGGCTTGGTGGCTACTCTCCATAGGAACTTCAATGCCAGAAGAAAGGAATTGTTAGCCAACAGAAAGATCCAGCAGCAGAAACGAGACGCCGGTGAATTACCTGATTTCTTACCTGAAACCAAGCATATCCGGGAAGATCCCACCTGGACTGGTCCACCATTGGCCAAAGGATTACAGGACAGAAGAGTGGAAATTACCGGTCCTACCGACCGTAAAATGGTGATCAATGCTTTGAACTCGCAGGTGGCCACCTACATGGCCGACTTTGAAGACTCGTTGACCCCTGCGTGGGACAACTTGGTTGACGGTCAGGTGAACTTGTACGATGCCGtcagaagaaacttgagtttcaactccaacggAAAGGCCTACAAGTTAAACCAGGACCCTGGTAGACACATTCCCACCTTGATTGTGCGTCCCAGAGGTTGGcacttggaagaaaagcACGTTTTGGTTGACGGCGAGGCTATCAGTGGAGGTATTTTTGACTTTGCCCTCTACTTTTACAACAACGCATTTGAAGCAGTGCAGCAGGGATTTGGACCTTACTTTTACTTGCCCAAGATGGAACACCACTTGGAAGCCAAGTTGTGGAACGACATTTTCTGCCACGCCCAGGACTATATTGGTATGACCAGAGGAACCATCAGAGGTTCAGTGTTGATTGAAACCTTACCAGCCGCGTTCCAGATGGATGAAATCATCTACCAATTGAGACAACATATCGGAGGATTGAACTGTGGAAGATGGGACTATATTTTCAGTTACATCAAAAGTTTGAGAAACCACCCAGAGTTTATCTTACCCGACCGGTCACAGGTGACAATGACGGCTCCGTTTATGAGCTCGTATGTCAAGCTTTTGGTCAACACCTGTCACAAGAGACAAGTGCACGCGTTGGGAGGAATGGCCGCACAAATCCCCATCAAGGAAGATGAACAGAGAAACAAGGCTGCTTTGGAGAACGTTGCTCGTGACAAGTTACGGGAGGTACAAGCCGGCTGTGACTCGTGCTGGGTGGCTCACCCAGCCCTTGTGCCGGTGGTATTGAAGGTGTTTAACGAACATATGAAGGGTCCTAACCAGATCAATGTGCCTCCTAAGGTGCCATATACGCCCGTCACCGCCAGAGACTTGTTATCGCCATTTGTTCCTGGTGCCAAGATCACCGAGCAGGGAATCCGTGccaacatcatcattggGTTGTCGTACATTGAAGCTTGGTTGAGAAACGTTGGATGTGTTCCCATCAACTATTTGATGGAAGACGCCGCCACCGCCGAGGTGTCCAGAACCCAGTTGTGGCAATGGGTCACCCACGGAGCCAAGACCGATGCCGGCAAgaccatcaccaaagaatACGTGAATCAATTATTGGGTGAAGAatactccaagttggaatcgGCTGCCAAACCTGGTAACAAGTATAAGAGGGCATTGGAATACTTTAGGCCCGAATCATTGGCGGAGAAGTACTCAGACTTTGTTACCACGTTGATCTACGACGAGGTTACCACCATCGGCAGAGCCGTGGGGGCCGAAAAGTTGTAG
- the GLR1 gene encoding Glutathione reductase (BUSCO:EOG09262H1X; COG:Q; EggNog:ENOG503NVN5) translates to MAPVTIPKHYDYLVIGGGSGGVASARRAASYGKKVLLVEAKPHKLGGTCVNVGCVPKKVMWYAADLAHRKVHLSKYGLSRSSVEENEVKHGDFDWSYFKTKRDAYITRLNGIYARNLTNEGVEFLYGYARFTNDQADVEVTLTEDQEIPFLETGEKSFSKDQKFVFSADKVLVATGGAPIVPPSVPGAELGITSDGFFELDYQPKSVAVVGAGYIGVELAGVFRSLGSETHLVIRGDTVLRAFDDSIQETITDYYSDKLGVNVIKQSGSVSKVEKLANGLKKVYLGNGSTLEVEELVWTVGRRALSDIGLDVVGVKANDRGQVIADEYQQTSHSKVFSLGDVVGKVELTPVAIAAGRKLSNRLFSGQEVFAQDKLDYNNVPSVIFSHPEAGSIGLSEKEATDKYGKDNIKVYKSKFVAMYNAMLEDDELKQPTYYKIIVTGVDEKVIGLHMVGEATGEILQGFGVAVKMGATKADFDNCVAIHPTSAEELVTMR, encoded by the coding sequence ATGGCCCCAGTAACAATTCCCAAGCATTACGACTACCTCGTTATCGGCGGCGGATCCGGCGGAGTAGCCTCTGCCAGAAGAGCCGCCTCCTATGGCAAAAAAGTGTTGTTGGTTGAAGCCAAACCGCACAAATTGGGTGGCACCTGTGTAAATGTCGGATGTGTGCCCAAGAAAGTCATGTGGTACGCCGCTGACCTCGCCCATCGCAAGGTGCACTTGAGCAAATATGGCTTGTCTCGGTCCTCGGTGGAGGAAAATGAAGTCAAGCatggtgattttgattGGAGCTatttcaaaaccaaaagagaCGCTTATATCACCCGTTTGAATGGTATATACGCCAGAAACTTGACCAatgaaggtgttgaattCCTCTATGGTTATGCTCGGTTCACCAACGATCAGGCGGATGTCGAGGTGACGTTGACGGAAGACCAGGAAATTCCATTTTTGGAAACCGGTGAAAAGCTGTTTTCCAAGGACCAGAAATTTGTGTTTTCTGCCgacaaggtgttggtggcAACCGGTGGAGCGCCCATAGTACCACCCAGCGTTCCAGGAGCCGAGCTCGGTATCACCTCCGACGGGTTTTTCGAATTGGACTACCAGCCCAAGTCGGTCGCGGTGGTGGGGGCCGGGTATATTGGAGTCGAATTGGCCGGTGTGTTCAGGAGCTTGGGCTCAGAGACCCATTTGGTGATCAGAGGAGATACAGTGTTGCGTGCGTTTGACGACTCGATCCAGGAAACCATCACCGACTACTATTCAGATAAATTGGGAGTTAATGTCATCAAGCAATCTGGTAGTGTTAGTAAGGTGGAGAAACTCGCCAACgggttgaagaaggtgtACTTGGGTAACGGCCTGACtttggaggtggaagagttggtgtGGACGGTGGGTAGAAGAGCATTGTCAGACATTGGTTTGGACGTGGTGGGGGTTAAGGCCAATGACAGAGGTCAAGTCATTGCCGATGAGTACCAGCAGACATCTCACTCGAAGGTGTTTTCCTTGGGGGATGTTGTAGGTAAGGTAGAATTGACTCCAGTGGCCATTGCAGCAGGAAGAAAGTTGTCGAACCGGTTGTTCTCTGGTCAAGAGGTTTTTGCCCAAGATAAATTGGACTATAACAACGTGCCTTCGGTGATCTTTTCTCACCCGGAAGCCGGATCGATTGGATTGTCTGAGAAGGAAGCCACTGACAAGTACGGAAAGGATAACATTAAGGTTTACAAGTCGAAATTTGTGGCCATGTACAATGCGatgcttgaagatgatgagttgaagCAGCCAACTTATTACAAGATCATTGTGACcggagttgatgaaaaggtCATTGGACTTCACATGGTTGGAGAAGCCACGGGCGAGATTTTGCAAGGGTTTGGAGTGGCAGTGAAGATGGGTGCTACCAAGGCCGATTTTGACAACTGTGTGGCCATTCACCCCACGTCTGCGGAAGAGCTCGTTACCATGAGATAG
- a CDS encoding uncharacterized protein (EggNog:ENOG503P2Z0; COG:O) → MGLSRRQLRLLMVSGFSLFLMYIMYSSKGDNPSSLSDSRESANSIISANPNAKIDEAINNKISKLYQQEQAEKAAEEKAAVDAAAGIKVTEEIDAIEEDFDPVKELMQIRALAPMIVFSKSYCPYSKRLKKLLTEHYEITPSFFPVELDKHKHGKLLQEHLAKISGRATVPNVLIGTSNESKGGCDDFLNLHESGKLATMLNEWGNKKLSVKRLETPSNV, encoded by the coding sequence ATGGGTTTGTCCAGAAGACAACTCCGATTGCTCATGGTGAGTGGATTTTCACTCTTTCTCATGTATATCATGTACAGCTCGAAAGGTGATaatccttcttctttaagTGACCTGAGAGAACTGGCCAATAGTATCATTTCGGCTAACCCCAATGCCAAAATTGATGAGgctatcaacaacaaaatctccaaattATACCAACAAGAACAGGCGGAGAAGGCAGCAGAAGAGAAGGCTGCAGTCGATGCAGCTGCTGGTATCAAAGTGACCGAAGAAATTGATGCAATTGAAGAGGACTTTGATCCTGTCAAGGAGTTGATGCAAATTCGTGCGTTGGCACCTATGATTGTCTTCTCTAAGTCCTACTGTCCCTACTCCAAGCGgttgaaaaagttgttgacaGAACACTACGAGATCACTCCTTCGTTCTTCCCggttgaacttgataaaCACAAGCACGGAAAGCTTTTACAGGAACATTTGGCTAAAATATCCGGTAGAGCCACGGTACCAAATGTGTTGATTGGAACCTCCAACGAAAGCAAAGGAGGATGCGACGACTTCCTCAACTTGCACGAATCAGGTAAGTTGGCCACCATGTTGAATGAGTGGGGGAACAAAAAGTTGTCGGTGAAGCGGTTGGAAACCCCATCCAACGTTTAA
- the SMD3 gene encoding small nuclear ribonucleoprotein Sm D3 (COG:A; EggNog:ENOG503P34G): MPKIDIPVRLLTEAQGHIVTVELVTGDTYRGKLLENEDNMNLSLYDVVITKGRSGTTSHMSQVFVRGSMIRLVIVPEMLKNAPMFFMKPSDKPKPPVRGPPPKRVKRS, translated from the coding sequence ATGCCCAAAATCGACATACCTGTGAGACTATTGACCGAGGCGCAGGGCCACATCGTCAcggtggagttggtgaCGGGTGATACGTACCGGGGGaagcttcttgaaaacGAAGATAACATGAATTTATCCCTCTACGACGTGGTGATAACCAAAGGTCGCTCCGGCACCACCTCCCATATGAGCCAGGTATTTGTTCGGGGGTCGATGATTCGGTTGGTTATTGTTCCcgagatgttgaagaatgcCCCCATGTTCTTCATGAAGCCCAGTGACAAGCCAAAACCACCTGTAAGAGGGCCTCCTCCCAAGCGAGTCAAGAGATCTTAG
- a CDS encoding uncharacterized protein (COG:S; EggNog:ENOG503PWVZ): MNSRRIPSQPNTDQSFLNPNDSSFLAHNTTSRSVSSSTSMVSTPSNHIRKFHQNVPQDQGDGHKPDKFRSSTNIVSKSKNNHHHLKPKKSSNVDLVKNKLLNLHKSSRIYTKSKSISEEDAMRSHPNFTTKSFILRKPLHMNLYDYSVFRSYPDASAGDDKLPPAVKESQIKAWESAEKITNNLIFDNDSDLSDDEDINEGETHHDIAGDMVRPLDSSSVPAGGDDTIIKSIPGFCKDEVDVLQTRFLHLQTLTASTTPSIAAYDEEERKVLWNHRQEQQALQGKHFGQYSSLTSKRKAQVQQKKDMLNRIFGYNNTLNHEYITNNTSYSALDSVMNTSKSYQEDKEEMSQLLAEDKEYHASLEESKANLRLARSVHLYNGDDSFHLSILNKKLNVAGAGVNEFDHYKYLQMISNKLTGVYGKHGTMKHDAGGAHDDLTAFAMSYLRRCIRHEPDGHDHNDL, from the coding sequence ATGAACTCCCGAAGGATTCCTTCCCAGCCCAACACCGACCAATCGTTCCTCAACCCCAACGACTCGTCGTTCCTTGCTCACAACACCACCTCCCGCTcagtatcatcatccacatcGATGGTCAGTACACCCAGCAATCATATTCGTAAGTTCCACCAGAATGTTCCCCAAGATCAGGGCGATGGCCACAAGCCCGACAAGTTCCGTCTGTCGACCAATATCGTTTCCAAGAGTAAGAAtaatcatcaccatctcAAGCCCAAAAAGCTGTCCAATGTGGACTTGGTCAAAAATAAGTTATTGAACCTCCATAAGCTGCTGAGGATATATACCAAAAGCAAGAGTATCTCTGAGGAAGACGCCATGCGGAGCCATCccaacttcaccaccaaaagcttcatcTTGCGTAAACCACTCCATATGAACCTATATGACTACTCGGTGTTTCGAAGTTACCCTGACGCCCTGGCTGGTGATGACAAGCTTCCCCCTGCCGTGAAGGAGTCGCAGATCAAAGCCTGGGAATCGGCAGagaaaatcaccaacaacttgatattTGATAACGACAGCGACTTGTCGGACGACGAAGACATAAACGAGGGCGAAACCCACCACGACATCGCGGGCGACATGGTCCGCCCTCTTGATAGCAGTAGTGTTCCCGCCGGCGGGGACGACACTATTATTAAGTCGATTCCAGGGTTCTGCAAGGACGAAGTGGATGTCCTTCAGACCCGATTCCTCCACCTTCAGACCCTCACTGCCAGCACCACCCCCAGCATCGCTGCGTacgacgaagaagagcGCAAAGTGTTGTGGAATCACCGCCAGGAACAGCAGGCTCTTCAAGGTAAGCACTTTGGACAGTATCTGTCGCTCACCAGTAAGAGAAAGGCTCAAGTCCAGCAGAAGAAGGACATGCTTAACCGGATTTTTGGCTACAACAACACCTTGAACCATGAATACATCACCAATAACACGTCCTATTCGGCTCTCGACTCGGTGATGAACACCTCCAAGTCTTACCAAGAAGATAAGGAAGAGATGAGCCAGCTTTTGGCAGAAGACAAGGAATATCATGCATCACTCGAAGAGTCCAAGGCTAACTTAAGGCTTGCCCGCAGCGTACATCTCTACAATGGCGACGACAGCTTCCACTTGAGCatattgaacaagaagctCAATGTGGCTGGAGCTGGGGTGAACGAGTTTGATCACTACAAATATCTCCAGATGATCTCAAATAAGCTCACGGGTGTGTACGGGAAACATGGCACCATGAAACACGATGCTGGAGGAGCCCACGACGACCTCACTGCCTTTGCCATGTCCTACTTGCGCCGGTGTATCCGTCATGAACCGGATGGGCATGACCATAACGATTTATAG